CCGAGCATATCATTCTCAAGAGAGCGACGGATCAACACTGGTGGTTGAGGGTAAAGCCTCATTGACTGAATATTGAATAGATTTCAATAAGtttaacaattataaaaaaatcagcTCTAATACTATAGCAAGTCTCCTTTCTACCTCATTGATCACTCGGGTTGTATATCGGAGTTTCTTCATGTCTTCGATAGTTGGAAATCGATCCCCTAGTACAGAGTCAACCTATGAAATTTTATACATTGTTAGATTCTTGTGAGTGGGAAACTTAATCTTTACTCTGATAACAATCTGAAAGCTAAAAAAGAATCTCATGAAACCTCTTCTTGGAGCTTCGACACGACGCTAGGCTCCTGCAGCCAACAGAAACAGCAAATAAAAGGACTATTATTTTAGACATTAATGCATTATAAGTCAAGTTTACACATTATTAAATTGAACCACAAATCTGTTTGCATGCATGTGTACGTGCATGTGACTATTCGTGTGTGCCCGTGTGTGTGCGAGTGTATAATGCAGCAGTGAGACCACAAATTATACCTTTGATAGAAGATGGAAGGTCCAAGTTAAAACAGCAGCTGAAGTTTCATGTCCAGCAATGAGCATTGTCATTAAATCATCGCGGAGTTGCTTACTCGACACCTACAGAGTCATTAGTTTGCAATTATGTCAAATTCTTGTTTCCTCAACTAAAATAACTTGAGAAATAAGCTAACATACATCATCTCCTGATGCCAACAAGAAATGCAGAATACTTGGATCTTGCTCATTCATGTACTCCTCGTGAAACTGTAACTCTTCTTCGTCCACCATTCTCTGcaaatgataattaaaaaaaatattaaaaatgtatGAGATACCACCACAGGTTTAGCACACTCTAGCATTGTAAAGGTTCACAATGGGAATCAAGTTAATTATTTTGGAGGTCCCTATAATTTAACTCAATTTTCAATCGGGTCCCTATAGCTTAAAAGTTTGTAAATAGTAATTAGGTGCCTACATTATACAAAAAGTTTTAATTTGGTCCTTATATTTTAAACATTTAAATTTTTCATGATTAAAATCTCCATAGTATACCAAAATTTTCAGAATAAATATAGGGCTTGATTaccaaaatttttaaacaaaagcGACTTGATTTATCATCCAATGAAGAACTTCTAGTATGATTAAACAAACCATTTTGAGAATTTAAGCTTGCATCACCCTATGGTGAATATTACCTTGCATATTGCTACCAGCTCATTAAGTGTATCATTGATCAATTTGAGAGCAGCAGAAACCTTCCTTTGACGCGGTGATATGTCTTTCCATATTGGGATCTCCCATACTGGAATCGGAGAAACGCTTCGATCTTCTGCTTCTCTCAGTACAGTATATACAGCCTGATCTAATTAGGTAAGGTACAACAATATGAAGCTTGTATATAAAGTGATTTCACTATACTTGCTAAACTCAAACACCAAACATGATAAACATACAAGGGTAGGGGAATATTCGAAAAACATACCTCAACTATACCGGTATCATTTGTTAAACTGTCGAAATCATAATTGAATACTGCCTTTCCAATGATGTCCAACGTCAATCGAGAGAAAAGTGattccatctcaacatcttcccCATCAGATgcagcatcatctagcttcttgcAGAGCCTATCTGTGGCTTGTCCAAAAAGGCTAATCATTGCCACTACGTACTACATCACAATCaagaaacaaaaacaagaaaGAGATCAAGAAGTTGTAGCAAAGATTTACAAAAAAGTAAGGGTGAAGTAGCTATCGAATATCCAATCAATGCACGGTTCAATATACACTTCCTAACAGAGATACACATGCTTATCTACACAATGCAGGATTAGTTCATCCAATATAAGAAGTGAACCCTTTAAATCATGACCTATGCACCATAATTCTATCTAGCATATTAATTTTTTGGGACTTCAATAAATTTGTCCAAAAACACTAGACAAACCTTCAGATGCAATGCTGGGACTATAGCTCGTCGTCGAACTCGCCACACTTCCCCATCAGCCGGGATGAGCCCTGTCCCCATTACAAACTCTAGGATCTCAGCCAAGATACCCTGCAAATGGAAACTAGTACAAAATGAGGGCCGAAGCAGAAAGGCTGTTTTACAAGGGTAGTCATTCTTCACTATCGAATTGATCACCTTCGAATAAGCCTTTGAATTGTCTCTCAAGATGTGTTTTGCTATAGACGGATCAGATACAATCAAAAAGGACTGTAAACCAAAGAGAGAAACTCAGTTATCAACTGGATTTGAATCAATTTTCAGGAGCAAAAAATTGATCCGGTGAGAGCAAAATCCTCATTGCCTATCCTATTCCTGTGTAGTAAGTAATAAGGAATTGCTTACAAAGGGATGAAACTAACCTTTGGTCCAAAAGTCAACCTGAAAATTCCACCGTATGTGAGGTAAAGTTCATACAATGGAATGAAGAATGCCTCACTTCTAATAGCCTTGACAGATCCTTTTGCCTCAGGAATTTCGGGGTAATCACCTTCCCCTGCCGCCCAACCGAGCAAAAACCCCACAACCTCTTTGGGCAACCCCACCTTTAACAAGCTCTTCTTCAACATAGAACTTAAACTAAGATCAAAACCCACAAGAACAGAACAAACCATAACATAAGCAAATAAAAACCATGTCATATTCTTATAGATCATAACCAGTTCTTACACCATATCTCTCAATTTTTGCAGCTAACTACCCCCCTCTATTCCaaaatatctatcatcttggaaATTTAGTATATTCATAGTTCAATGAATATGGTTACAGTGATATCCAAATTTATTGAATTATGAATGTACCAAATTTCCAAACCGACAGAGTGAGTAACTAACTAACCCCATCATAGAATTACAAAAGCAAATGCATGAAATAAGGTAAAGTCAGAAACTTTAAGGTTGTTTATGCATACCCAGATTGCTGCTTCACTGTGAATTCACCTGAGGCAATCCTAGCAGACAATTCAGCTCTTCTTTTCTCCTCAAGAAGCTTCTCAACACTCTTGACACCATCCTCGTCCTTAGAACTATTAGGGCCCCTTCCATTGGAAGAGGAACATGCAATCACAGGTGAACAATACCCTCTTTGTGTAGAAAGTGAACGGAAGGaccaacaagaagaagaataataagaagatgaagagaaagaAGTGATGGATTTGATTCCATTTATGTGAAGCTGTTTGTAACTGAATCGTTTGTTGGgaatagagagagaaagaggagaagCATGAGGAAAAGCAACATGGGAAGCCATGGGTAACATAACAAAGCACCAAACCAATAATAATCTtcacaaatagaataaaaaagaaaaggtaACAGTTTGGGTTAGTGTTAGGACTTGGAAAGAGATAAGTAAGTGGTTAATGGAGAACACTCAAAACTCGAGTGTGTCGGATTGTACATAGGAATCTTTGGAACCATCATATGCTAAACATGTGCAACTTGGTTACAAGATACCGTTTTCTCTAGCTTCCATTGTTAAATATGTTCGTGTCATAGTAAGCCACGTTTGTTTGGTCATCAACAAGTATAGTTTCATTTCTGAATAATGATAAAATACACTGATTTTGTATTATAAAAGGGTCAATTCATAccctttcgaaaaaaaaaaaagggtcaaTTCATAGATTTCATACTTTTAGTATTTACTAGAATTGatgtaatttactaatttctatGGATACCAGAACCGTACTGAAGTGACCCGATTGACCGGGTTAATTAATAACTCAATTTAGATCCACCCagcaaaaataaaatgaatatatattttataaaatatataaattaatttaaaattaataattataaaataaaaaaaattatacataaattaaattttaagtaaattataaaaatacttaatttgaatttttttaattttatattattatttttaatttttttaagtagtCATTTTTATAGATTATATTTAAATACTATAGTAGAAATATACAATTATTTAGATGAAATACAAGTTTGAATATAAGATTCAATagttgaaattaattttaaattttataattttatttttttattcacgataataatatatatttttaataatatcgaaattaaataatattaaaaaatataaactgttaaaaaaaagtgatatatgaatgatataactaatgaagataatataattagacttgaaaaactaaaactgtaaaacaaaaaattataaaggaCATGATATATAGTTAAATTAACATTCAACATTCCACtttctaattttgttttttatgGCTCACAATACTACcatgtatttttaataatattataaatgatattaaaaacataaattgttgaaagaaaaaaaaagtgacatATGTATATTATAACTAATGAATACaattgttgaaagaaaaaaaatgatatataaatattataactaATAAAACAattagactaaaataaaattataaaatatatgatatatagttaaaattaatatttttttagttttattttttatgactCACGATAATACCatatatttttaatgatattacaattaaataatattaaaaaatataaattattgaaaaagaaaaaatatatataaatgatataactAATGCATACTATtagatcaaaaataaaaaatttgaaaaaaaaaattgtaaagttCTAATGTTTTAAGAATTTATTACCCAATATACATGTTTagcaaactaaaaaaaattatggacTTCAACCAAATCTTTAAATATTTGTGCAAAACATTAGtaagaatggaggaaaaagaATAAGAGACACGAGATTATGTGAAAAGAGGAGATAAAGAATATGTGCGAATTGAATGTTGATTTATATAGTAAACATAAGAAGGAGTatataaagaagcatgaaagaagatgatgaattatattttattacttaatttatacttattaaaaaaaatattaacattgTAATCATATAGTATCctacataaaaataaagaataagaatatgaaaaatataaagtaacataaaaaaataatatcataagaatgagaaaaaaataaaaaagaattctaaattgtaattttatataataaatataaaaacaaatgAGTATAAAAGAAGGTGATGAATTATGTTTAtacctattaaaaaaataatattaacattgaaagtatataatatcttatataaaaataaagaataataattaaatacaaaaattatagaagaatataaaaaaaataaatgtcatgACTCATGACTCATAACTCATGAGAGTGAGAAGCtaaggaaaatgaaaaaaaaaaaaaaaaactctaagcTATAGCAcatgaaaaatagaaacaaaaggattaaaaatcaattcaatcaaaaataaaaaaattaaaaagtaattcAATCAGATAAGTAGTAAGTACATGATGCCAACCCAATTAATTATGACAAggcataataatattaaaaaattataggaCAAAAGAATTATTTGGATGAGCATTTACAAAAaactttttttaatgatttttttaaaaagaaattaaaaataaaaataattttatatttaaatatctcatataaaaatatctttttatctaataattatgtttagataaaataatataaaaatatttttatatttatttattatgttaaaaatatattttttaaaataaaaagatgacTACTggttaaactaatttttaaaagattggcTATTCGTTAAATTTGTCTCCGaataatttttctaattaaattagtcctaaaaaatttaaatttaaccgTGTTTGTCCTTCCATTAATGGTTTAACAGATTCTGTTAAGAAAAGCCACATAAAACGTTAACCATCCCTAAAACAAACGATGCAATTTTGATTGTAAGGATTAAATTGCCATTTTGTATGATTATTGAGAGTAAACTCTTTCACTCCTCCATTTACATTGTTAATTTCATCTTGTTTCACTTCTTCTTCACTCTACTGATTAGAATGGAAAAAAACACCAAGATAAAGGACTTGTCTGtgtaaatttttaagaaaaaatctttttttaaattatctttttttaaaaaattttataaaaaaataaaagtaattttatgtttggatatcttatataaaaaggtctttttatctatcaattatatttgagtataataatataaaaatacttttttgtttatttattacataaaaaacatctttttttttaaggaaaaaagatcttttaaaaaaagatataaattacaacttctcaaaaaagatctttttttattttattagtacttttacttttactactaaaaatttaccaaatacgttaaaaaattaaaaaaaattcattgaaaaaagatattttttaacaaaataacggcgcccaaacatgcacaaaattaattacatattttattgaaatttctctgttaacaaaatattttaattttttgatattattttaattatttataattgctAGTAAAGTGAACCAGTTCTTCGTAATTCATTCTAATGAAAAGGTTgcacatttttttttttactttattcccaaaattctatctttttgttCATTTGCCGTTTTCCAATTTTGCAAGGGCCACGGGAAATAATTTCACATCACAATcaattttacaattaatattagtagtagtagtagcatatttttaataatattaaacctGTGAATGCTGAAAATGGTGAGTCTGATTGGAGGCTAGAGTAGCGCCTTAGAAAGATTTGGTGGCGGATGGCGGAATCATCACCCAAAAGGCCCTTTGGTCATGACTCATGAGAAATTGTTGGAATAAGAGAGGCGGCGACCTTGGAGGAGGAAGTTTTGGTGATATATATGGTTGCTTGTtacaaaattagaaaattattaacGGAAACTGTTAATTTATTGACGAAAAATAGAtgtgattaaatttaaattatgtaatgattaatttgattgaaaaaattattcgaaaataaataactaaTGAATACAATTAGACtaacaataaaaataacttaACAAAATTATAAAGGTCTAGATGAAATAAGTAAAAGTCTAAAAATGTATTCGAAGATTACTTTAAATTctgttttaatatattttaaatagataaatagattAATCACCAAAACTGGtttatttttggataaaattTAGTCGTCGATGAATTgatcaaaaactaaaaaattagtaaatcGATTAATTTGAtctgattttttaataattaattatttaaaataatagagtaaagtatattttttatccctaaaatttggtaaaagttttaaaaatattcttaaattttattttgttttaattttgtcctaaaaattttcgatttacatcaaatatatcctcgacggctaaattttcaaaaggtctaagaccaatctaacaataatgcataaatattatacttgatttgcttgtgttaagagttattcttatgaaattgttgttgaattggtcttaaattttttaaaaaattagccgtcaggaatatatttgatgtaaatcgaaaatttttgggacaaaattaaaacaaaataaaacttaagaatatttttaaattttttgtcaaatttcaagaacaaaaaatatattttacctaaaataataaaatacaaaaaatatctttttaaaaaaatatattttcatatataaatatattattttattatatacagTTCAACTTCAATTAAATCCTTTTTAAACCTTTAAACTTATCTATTTGAAGATTGATTCAAGTTTTTGAACTTTAGTAATTTCTATAGTTTTAAGAATTGGGTTAGATTACACCATTTAATCGATTCAACCGAAAATTaatcactttttttttgttttttcttttaataaccAACTTCAAGATATCTGTTGCAAACCGATGAAAATTGGTCTAATCATCCTATGATTATTTGATAGGCTAGGCTAAGCAAACTTTGTtttcttaaaacaaaaaaaaaaaatcctcaaaTCCCATGAATGACATTTTAGTTATACCTTTTAAAAGActgtaaagaagaaaaaaaaagtgaaggtAGATATTATTATGCGATTATGTAATTTAATtgatattgaattattgattttAGGTTTTTAAgagtttatattaatatatttaaataaatttcactataaaaaaaacGTTGAATACAACCGAATTTAGCGGCAGATTTTGACGACGGATTTATCAATAAATTTACTAGCAGATATGGCaataaatttattagataaaaagGTTACTGCCGGATTGATATTCCAACGGTAAATTTGTCAGTAAtaattggaggaaaaataaaaaaaacttggcGCCAAAATGACCATATAATTTACTGTCAGATTTATCCACCAGTAAATCTTAATTAATGAAACATTGCGTTTTGGTCATGCGCAATGCATTACCATTGAATTTACTGGCCTCTCCCCTCACTTTCGAGAACACCCTTTGATTTTCTCTCTCCcattctcctctctcttctctctacccTACAACATCCTCCGGCAACCCTCCGCTAGTGCTGTCCACCTCCATTCTCCTCTAAAGTCTGCGTAAAGTTGCCTGGATCGTGTTTTGTTGATTCAAACGGAGTTGTTCCTTCTGTCTCCGCCATCGTTGGAAGATTTGCAGCTGCTGCCCCCTCTGTCACAGAAGCTGTGTCTCTCCACCATTGTCCAGTAGGTTGCTCCCATCTCTCTCCTTATTCCATTCtgctgttattttttttaataaaaaacctAACCCCTTTTTTGTCCTAATCCCCTTTTTACCCTAACAGCATCTCATCGCTGATTGTTCTGATATTCTTCAGCTTCTgttagttgttcttcttgttggtgATTCTTCTTGTTAATTGTTATGTTGTTGTCGTATAGATGTTCAGTTCTTGTAGTTATTGAATTTATTTGCTACTACTGTTCTTGATTACTTAAATTTTTTGCTAATAATTATTGTTCAGTTATCGTAGTTATTGCTGTTATGGTTCTTGTTGATTTGTTAGTGATTGTTGCTATTGCTGTTATTATTCTTGttgatttattaaattttttgctaataattgttATGTTCTTCTAGATCTCTGCTTTGAGCTTTGTTTTCTATGTCTCCATTGTGTTTGGGAACGTGTTGCTGAGGTGTCTTCCTGTGTCGTTTAACCAAGCAATTGGTGCTACAACACCTTTCTTCATTGCCCTTTTTCTCTTCAAGAGGTAGGCTTACAAAGTGGTTCGAGGTTtgatttctcttttcttatttagttttctttgtttatataTGTTTTGGATGAGATAGTCATTTGAGTTGGAGATAAACTGAAGTAAGATTTGTTAGTAACTAAGAATCTTCTCTCTTAGTAGGTTATGTTGTTGATGAAAAAGAGTAGCTCATATCATTGGAAAAAGAGGGTGTTGACCATTTCATAAGTATAGCTTGTGTTTCCTGATAGTTGAAATGCACGATTTTCATATCATTGATGTGGTTTATTAACTATTATGGttattgatgcacgaaaacttgtctctcaacaaattttccttcggcaagtataccgaattgtcgtcaagtaaaaactcacaatagagtgaggtcgaatcccacagggattgattggtcaagcaactttagttggaagaatatgctagttgagctaaacagagtatagtttgagaattgcagaaaattaaatggcgggaaagtaaatagtagaaaataaagtgcagaatcttaaatggggaatcggggagatgaacatggaaataaatggcagaaagtaaagagaatgggtaagatcagaaatggggaattcatttggctcaggagatgttgcattctccggatcaagttcattttcatctcttcctcaatctatgcatctattgatctccttggcaatcttaggtgattggatcccaattccttggcaatctaatctctctaagcttg
The sequence above is drawn from the Arachis hypogaea cultivar Tifrunner chromosome 4, arahy.Tifrunner.gnm2.J5K5, whole genome shotgun sequence genome and encodes:
- the LOC112797538 gene encoding protein LUTEIN DEFICIENT 5, chloroplastic, with amino-acid sequence MLPMASHVAFPHASPLSLSIPNKRFSYKQLHINGIKSITSFSSSSYYSSSCWSFRSLSTQRGYCSPVIACSSSNGRGPNSSKDEDGVKSVEKLLEEKRRAELSARIASGEFTVKQQSGLSSMLKKSLLKVGLPKEVVGFLLGWAAGEGDYPEIPEAKGSVKAIRSEAFFIPLYELYLTYGGIFRLTFGPKSFLIVSDPSIAKHILRDNSKAYSKGILAEILEFVMGTGLIPADGEVWRVRRRAIVPALHLKYVVAMISLFGQATDRLCKKLDDAASDGEDVEMESLFSRLTLDIIGKAVFNYDFDSLTNDTGIVEAVYTVLREAEDRSVSPIPVWEIPIWKDISPRQRKVSAALKLINDTLNELVAICKRMVDEEELQFHEEYMNEQDPSILHFLLASGDDVSSKQLRDDLMTMLIAGHETSAAVLTWTFHLLSKEPSVVSKLQEEVDSVLGDRFPTIEDMKKLRYTTRVINESMRLYPQPPVLIRRSLENDMLGKYPIKRGEDIFISVWNLHRSPNLWDDADKFQPERWPVDGPNPNETNQNFKYLPFGGGPRKCVGDLFASYETIVALAMLVRRFNFQMAVGAPPVEMTTGATIHTTQGLKMTVTRRIKPPIVPSLQMSTMEIDPSMRKDDTSQKGEVYQAQS